One window of Gloeothece citriformis PCC 7424 genomic DNA carries:
- a CDS encoding SDR family oxidoreductase → MKLLIVGATGTLGIQVARRALDEGHQVRCLVRNPKKPASSKLKEWGAELVQGNLCDARTLPAALEGVEGVIDVATARATDSLSIKEVDWEGKVNLIQATKAAGVNRYIFFSIHNAEKFPNVPLMEIKHCTELFLAESGLNYTILRPCGFMQGLISQYAVPILDQQGVWITGESTPIAYMDTQDVALFAIRALEVPQTEKKTFPIMGTRSWKAEDIIQLCERLSGKDAKISRVPLGLLRFLRSLTRFFQWTYNISDRLAFAEVLATGQPLDAPMDDVYQTFGLDPNQTTTLESYLQDYFSRILKKLKELDYDKKKDQKKSKKTPFKTNFDGSLK, encoded by the coding sequence ATGAAATTATTGATAGTTGGTGCTACGGGCACATTAGGGATACAGGTAGCTCGTCGCGCTCTCGATGAAGGCCATCAGGTGCGCTGTTTAGTGAGAAATCCCAAGAAACCGGCCTCTTCTAAGTTAAAAGAATGGGGAGCGGAACTTGTCCAAGGAAACCTGTGTGATGCTAGAACCCTTCCTGCGGCTTTAGAAGGCGTTGAGGGGGTGATCGATGTGGCTACGGCTAGAGCGACTGATTCATTAAGTATTAAAGAGGTTGACTGGGAAGGAAAAGTCAATCTCATTCAAGCGACTAAAGCGGCTGGGGTTAACCGTTATATCTTTTTCTCAATTCACAATGCCGAGAAATTTCCTAACGTTCCTTTAATGGAAATTAAGCATTGTACGGAGCTTTTTTTAGCTGAGTCTGGTTTGAATTATACCATTTTGCGTCCTTGTGGGTTTATGCAGGGGCTAATTAGTCAATATGCTGTGCCTATTTTAGATCAGCAGGGGGTTTGGATTACGGGAGAGAGTACCCCGATCGCTTATATGGATACCCAGGATGTAGCCCTTTTTGCAATTCGCGCCCTAGAAGTTCCTCAAACTGAGAAAAAAACCTTTCCGATCATGGGAACTCGCTCCTGGAAAGCCGAAGACATTATCCAACTGTGTGAACGGCTTTCTGGAAAAGATGCTAAAATTTCCCGTGTTCCGTTAGGGCTGTTAAGGTTTCTACGGAGTTTAACTCGTTTTTTCCAATGGACTTATAATATATCCGATCGTCTGGCTTTTGCGGAAGTTTTAGCTACGGGTCAACCTTTAGATGCGCCAATGGATGACGTTTATCAAACTTTTGGACTTGATCCAAACCAAACAACTACTTTAGAATCCTATCTACAAGATTATTTTAGTCGAATCCTCAAAAAGCTTAAAGAACTGGATTACGACAAAAAGAAAGACCAAAAGAAAAGCAAAAAAACCCCTTTTAAAACTAATTTTGACGGATCTCTAAAGTAG